In Fervidobacterium thailandense, a genomic segment contains:
- a CDS encoding HDIG domain-containing metalloprotein, which produces MSPLGQKRNEFVLNEQFLYDGIIISLIISVANNLYDINALTFVNEFILILVIWYGIIEHFIRNSNVINLNVRYRLLFYGTFLVGSIVNTIVYKTYGISFIPIIVVPMLVTLLIDYEFGASAGLIMALSTAFHHRDFFMFLQLFPQVFVATLMLKNVRSRIQVAKAGLVTGFIGLIMVLLQEPVRHFYLSMKDYVVIFLNPLFSAIAVVGILPYIELSTRVYSNIGLLEICTINHPLLKSLSIHAPGTYYHSLRVAELAEYAAERIGANAILVRACAYYHDVGKMRNPEFFIENLKDKNENPHDKISPEVSKEILLKHITDGVDMVRKYRLPIQIEMAIPQHHGTRVQRYFYLKALEMDPRTNIDDFRYRGPRPKSKEMGILMLADVVEATTKSLVQPSIEQIRRVVEKTVIELYEEGELVETGLTVSDLRTISESFVEVFENLSKQRIEYPVIDEKIEVIS; this is translated from the coding sequence ATGAGTCCACTTGGACAGAAGAGGAATGAATTCGTTCTTAACGAACAGTTCTTGTACGATGGGATAATAATTTCGCTCATCATCAGCGTGGCAAACAATCTTTACGACATCAACGCACTCACGTTCGTGAACGAGTTCATTCTGATACTTGTCATTTGGTACGGAATCATCGAACATTTCATCAGGAACTCGAACGTTATCAACCTCAACGTTCGCTACCGTCTCCTCTTTTACGGTACGTTCCTCGTTGGAAGTATCGTGAACACGATAGTTTACAAGACCTACGGAATTTCGTTCATTCCCATCATAGTGGTTCCGATGCTCGTGACACTGCTAATAGACTACGAATTCGGTGCGAGTGCCGGGCTAATCATGGCACTTTCAACCGCGTTCCACCACAGGGATTTCTTCATGTTTCTTCAGCTCTTCCCACAAGTTTTCGTGGCGACGTTGATGTTGAAGAACGTTAGAAGTAGGATCCAAGTTGCGAAGGCCGGTTTGGTCACGGGTTTCATTGGTCTTATCATGGTACTACTCCAAGAGCCTGTCAGACATTTTTATTTGTCGATGAAGGATTACGTTGTAATCTTCCTCAATCCCCTCTTCTCGGCTATTGCGGTTGTTGGCATACTTCCGTACATCGAGCTTTCCACGCGCGTGTACTCCAACATCGGGTTACTTGAAATCTGTACCATTAACCATCCTCTGCTCAAGTCACTCTCCATACACGCTCCAGGTACGTACTACCATTCCCTGAGGGTGGCTGAGTTGGCCGAATACGCGGCCGAACGAATCGGTGCGAACGCTATCCTCGTTCGCGCGTGCGCGTATTACCACGATGTTGGTAAGATGAGAAATCCTGAGTTTTTCATCGAGAATCTCAAGGATAAAAACGAAAATCCACACGATAAAATTTCCCCAGAAGTAAGCAAGGAGATTTTGTTAAAGCACATCACCGACGGTGTGGATATGGTGCGCAAGTACAGGTTACCGATCCAGATCGAGATGGCCATACCACAGCACCACGGTACACGTGTCCAGCGGTACTTTTATCTGAAGGCCCTCGAGATGGATCCGAGGACCAACATCGACGATTTCAGGTACCGCGGTCCCAGGCCCAAGAGTAAGGAGATGGGAATTCTGATGCTGGCGGACGTTGTCGAGGCAACGACCAAGAGCTTAGTTCAGCCGTCGATAGAACAAATCAGGAGGGTTGTAGAGAAGACGGTTATCGAGTTGTACGAAGAGGGTGAGCTCGTGGAGACGGGTCTGACCGTCTCCGATCTTCGGACAATATCGGAAAGTTTCGTCGAGGTGTTCGAAAATCTGTCCAAGCAGCGAATAGAGTATCCGGTGATCGACGAAAAGATCGAGGTTATCAGCTGA
- a CDS encoding PhoH family protein, giving the protein MNVRRIQIPSDVAVVEILGQYDNKARYLRRRYNVDISVIDDEIRVRGEDERSVEIVEKILREVINITREGHLLDWTEFEYIVEENEKISNPSEVYKKSVGKVKAKTEGQRRYLEAIEKNDIVFAIGPAGTGKTYLASAVAVDYLRSGKVQRIVLTRPAVEAGEKLGFLPGDLAEKVDPYLRPLYDALIDMLGVEKFISLREKNVIEIAPLAYMRGRTLNNAFIILDEAQNTTYEQMKMFLTRMGFGSKVVVTGDITQIDIQERSGLVVAQEILKDIDGIAFVYLTDADVVRHPLVKKIIRAYDRYERLEREERKYSKRGVRNESTWTEEE; this is encoded by the coding sequence GTGAACGTAAGGAGAATCCAGATACCGTCCGATGTTGCGGTTGTTGAGATACTCGGCCAGTACGACAACAAGGCCAGGTACTTGAGAAGACGCTACAACGTGGATATCAGTGTGATCGACGACGAGATTAGGGTACGCGGAGAGGACGAGAGGTCCGTAGAGATCGTTGAAAAGATTCTGAGGGAAGTGATAAACATAACTCGTGAAGGGCATTTGCTCGATTGGACGGAGTTCGAGTACATTGTCGAGGAAAACGAGAAAATCAGTAATCCATCCGAAGTTTACAAGAAATCCGTTGGTAAGGTGAAGGCCAAGACCGAGGGACAGCGCAGGTACTTGGAAGCCATCGAAAAGAACGACATTGTGTTTGCGATCGGGCCTGCCGGAACGGGAAAGACGTACCTCGCATCGGCGGTTGCGGTTGATTACTTGAGATCCGGAAAAGTTCAAAGGATAGTCTTAACGCGTCCTGCGGTAGAAGCTGGGGAAAAGCTCGGGTTCCTACCCGGAGATCTTGCGGAGAAGGTCGACCCTTACCTGAGACCGCTGTATGATGCGCTCATAGACATGCTTGGCGTGGAAAAGTTCATTTCACTCCGTGAGAAGAACGTGATCGAGATTGCACCGCTTGCGTACATGAGGGGTCGAACGCTCAACAACGCGTTCATCATTCTCGATGAGGCTCAGAACACCACTTACGAACAGATGAAGATGTTCCTCACCAGGATGGGGTTCGGCTCCAAGGTCGTGGTCACTGGAGACATTACGCAGATCGACATCCAAGAACGTTCAGGTTTAGTTGTGGCCCAGGAAATATTGAAGGATATCGACGGAATTGCGTTTGTCTACTTGACCGATGCGGATGTTGTGAGGCATCCACTCGTGAAGAAAATCATACGTGCATACGATAGGTACGAAAGACTCGAGCGCGAGGAGAGGAAGTACTCGAAAAGAGGAGTCCGGAATGAGTCCACTTGGACAGAAGAGGAATGA
- the rpe gene encoding ribulose-phosphate 3-epimerase: protein MVKISASILAADFSDLKGEISRVLPYIDEIHLDVMDGHFVPNLTFGYPILEAVKKLTNLPVDVHLMVTNPDDHIEKFITGGASRVTVHYETCYHLHRTISRIKELGAEAFVSINPATPVNVLEEILPYVDGVLIMTVNPGFSGQKFIPTMFEKIKKLSSLRMSKGLTFKIQVDGGVGNENAVQLAQLGVDILVMGYGVFKNEQLPTLREELLKLKDSTWRT, encoded by the coding sequence ATGGTGAAGATCTCCGCATCGATTCTGGCAGCCGATTTCTCGGACCTCAAAGGAGAAATATCGCGCGTACTTCCTTACATCGACGAAATCCACCTGGACGTCATGGACGGTCATTTCGTTCCGAACCTTACGTTCGGTTACCCCATCCTCGAAGCGGTGAAAAAACTCACGAACTTACCCGTCGACGTACACCTCATGGTGACAAACCCCGATGATCACATTGAAAAATTCATCACCGGTGGTGCAAGCAGGGTGACGGTACACTACGAGACTTGTTACCACCTCCACAGGACAATTTCCAGAATTAAGGAACTCGGAGCCGAAGCCTTTGTTTCGATAAATCCAGCCACTCCGGTTAACGTTCTGGAGGAGATTCTCCCTTATGTGGACGGAGTGCTGATCATGACGGTGAATCCGGGTTTTTCCGGTCAAAAGTTCATCCCCACCATGTTCGAAAAGATCAAAAAGTTAAGCTCACTGAGGATGTCTAAAGGATTGACTTTCAAGATCCAGGTGGACGGCGGGGTTGGAAACGAGAACGCGGTGCAATTAGCTCAACTGGGTGTCGATATCCTGGTGATGGGATACGGCGTGTTTAAGAACGAACAACTACCGACGCTTAGGGAAGAGTTGTTGAAACTAAAGGACTCAACGTGGCGAACATAA
- a CDS encoding Hsp20/alpha crystallin family protein produces MLARRTDLFEPFMELQREIDRLFSDFMKPFRMDVEFLPRVDAYETEDKVVLEVELPGVKKDDLKVTVEDGVLKISGEKKSEREEKNRNYRLVERSYGKFERSFLLPDYVDVKNISAKYVDGVLTLELPKKKEEKPALEIKIE; encoded by the coding sequence ATGTTGGCCAGAAGAACGGATTTGTTCGAACCATTCATGGAACTCCAGAGGGAGATCGACAGACTCTTCAGTGACTTCATGAAACCGTTCAGGATGGATGTTGAATTCCTTCCAAGGGTTGATGCTTACGAAACGGAAGACAAGGTTGTACTCGAAGTTGAGCTACCTGGTGTGAAAAAGGACGATCTAAAAGTCACAGTCGAGGACGGAGTCCTGAAGATCAGCGGTGAGAAAAAGAGCGAACGCGAAGAGAAGAACAGAAACTACAGACTCGTTGAGAGAAGTTATGGAAAGTTCGAAAGGTCCTTCTTGCTACCGGACTACGTGGACGTGAAAAACATCTCCGCAAAATACGTAGATGGTGTTCTCACACTCGAGTTGCCGAAGAAGAAGGAAGAAAAGCCGGCGCTGGAGATAAAGATCGAGTAA
- a CDS encoding PadR family transcriptional regulator, whose protein sequence is MRRKCGCRHGFAGGFHRCEETGFTTGDFLVAVLMKMLKERPMHGYELVERLSKIDYYPFPHDPSVVYGVLRKLEAHGLLTYTVEEGNGGLRKIYKLTPDGERFLEEMVGFIRRLKGYFEEFLRSERSELKQDV, encoded by the coding sequence GTGCGTAGGAAGTGTGGTTGTCGCCACGGTTTTGCGGGTGGTTTTCACCGTTGCGAGGAAACGGGATTTACAACTGGGGATTTTTTGGTGGCTGTGTTGATGAAGATGCTAAAGGAACGCCCCATGCACGGATACGAGTTGGTCGAACGTTTGTCGAAGATCGATTATTATCCGTTCCCACACGATCCGAGCGTCGTTTACGGTGTTTTGAGAAAACTGGAAGCCCACGGACTCTTGACTTACACCGTTGAAGAGGGCAACGGCGGACTTAGGAAGATTTACAAACTGACACCAGACGGCGAAAGATTCTTGGAAGAAATGGTGGGATTCATAAGAAGGTTGAAGGGCTACTTTGAAGAATTCCTACGTTCGGAACGGTCTGAATTGAAACAAGATGTCTGA
- a CDS encoding NifB/NifX family molybdenum-iron cluster-binding protein: MGKVRLAIPTDDGVTVAPHFGRAKYFVLVELEEGKEVSRTLVENLHARGHGHYDEHYLGRGNHGLHGYHGSWQNGNGNGYGYGHHHGNGNGFGHGLGHGHGHDEVFASIGNVDGVIAVRIGQHMFEDLKNRKVGVYLVRVGTSVNDAIAQFSAGTLRDVTVRKV; encoded by the coding sequence ATGGGCAAGGTCAGGCTCGCGATACCTACGGATGATGGTGTTACGGTGGCACCACACTTTGGAAGGGCGAAGTACTTTGTTCTGGTTGAGTTAGAAGAGGGTAAGGAAGTTTCAAGGACGTTGGTCGAGAACCTGCATGCACGCGGGCATGGTCATTACGATGAACACTACCTTGGACGTGGTAACCACGGGCTTCACGGCTACCATGGCAGCTGGCAAAATGGAAATGGGAACGGATACGGATACGGCCACCATCATGGAAACGGAAACGGATTTGGACACGGACTTGGACATGGTCACGGGCACGATGAGGTGTTCGCTTCCATCGGAAATGTTGATGGTGTGATCGCCGTTAGGATCGGGCAACACATGTTCGAGGACCTGAAGAACAGAAAAGTAGGGGTCTACTTGGTTCGAGTTGGAACGAGTGTAAACGATGCCATTGCACAGTTCAGTGCCGGTACGCTTAGGGATGTTACCGTTAGAAAGGTATAA
- a CDS encoding ABC transporter permease, which yields MLSFLFINFRDRFVFFMNIALPVVFLILFGSIFGKGDDQKPTIAFYSDLDVNVGTNYVRLSNIPSVDEIKSMEYDAVIVAVDDKIDVYVKSPIDLAQGEFEFFRLAYASAKSEKKLVQVRTHELNVGRSISELEYTLLGVITISFLSIGLNAGVRVYSDYVRYGLFKRFNVTPIDPLRLSMCVMSAQIITGIISSVLNLFLSLVLFGANLFVPPNMLWAFLLAVVAAVMINLALGILVALIFKKAAPAVSQLVFTILIFFSGVYFPVSILPRYLRIATYLTPPRYVHLMLQKVYGVETLSWGYFWFVSVAFILIGALLTGLTTRKFLRMTNLT from the coding sequence GTGTTGAGCTTTTTGTTCATCAATTTCCGGGATAGGTTCGTCTTCTTCATGAATATCGCCCTTCCCGTGGTATTTTTGATACTCTTCGGTTCGATTTTCGGAAAGGGGGATGACCAGAAACCTACGATCGCGTTCTATTCGGACCTCGATGTTAACGTGGGAACAAATTATGTTAGATTGAGCAATATTCCGTCCGTTGACGAGATAAAAAGCATGGAATACGATGCGGTGATCGTTGCCGTGGATGATAAAATAGATGTTTACGTAAAAAGTCCCATTGACCTTGCACAAGGGGAATTCGAATTTTTCAGGCTCGCCTACGCGAGTGCCAAATCCGAGAAAAAGTTGGTGCAAGTCCGAACGCATGAATTGAACGTAGGGCGTTCGATATCCGAGCTGGAGTACACGCTACTCGGTGTGATAACGATATCGTTTTTGTCGATCGGTCTGAACGCCGGCGTTAGAGTCTACTCGGATTACGTACGTTACGGGCTGTTCAAGCGTTTTAACGTAACCCCCATCGATCCTCTAAGACTCTCCATGTGTGTGATGAGTGCCCAGATAATCACGGGAATAATATCTTCCGTACTCAACTTATTTCTATCGCTTGTGTTGTTCGGTGCCAATTTGTTCGTCCCACCGAACATGCTTTGGGCCTTTCTCTTAGCTGTGGTTGCAGCCGTTATGATAAACCTCGCCTTGGGAATTCTGGTTGCACTGATTTTCAAAAAAGCCGCACCGGCTGTATCGCAGTTGGTATTCACAATACTGATATTTTTCTCGGGTGTCTATTTCCCCGTGAGTATATTACCGCGGTACCTAAGAATTGCTACGTATCTGACCCCACCGAGGTACGTTCACCTGATGCTCCAGAAGGTGTACGGTGTGGAGACGCTAAGTTGGGGTTACTTTTGGTTCGTATCCGTTGCGTTCATTCTAATCGGTGCGTTGTTAACTGGACTGACAACGCGTAAGTTCTTGCGGATGACAAATTTAACTTAA
- a CDS encoding ABC transporter ATP-binding protein: MGENREVVLRVENLKKCYGNVRAVDGVSFVVKRGQLVSILGPNGAGKTTTIEIIEGLRIPDHGTVEYFGTSNTITNEVKERLGVCFQENFFFEDLTVLETLKLYASLYRRSLPLEDIIEMFDLEGSLKKRVRHLSGGQKQRLAVALAFVNDPELVFLDEPTVGLDPHARHHLWDVIKYFKSQGKSIILTTHYMEEAHQLSDMVYIMDHGKIIAQGSPQELINSSGLNAVIEFPATHAYLFEETVTTGDVAIVSTPDVPGAIKRLLDAGVENFIVRHPTLEDVFLKLTGRRID; the protein is encoded by the coding sequence ATGGGGGAAAACCGTGAGGTTGTGCTGCGCGTCGAGAATCTAAAGAAATGCTACGGTAACGTTAGAGCTGTCGACGGAGTATCGTTCGTCGTAAAGAGGGGACAACTGGTATCGATACTGGGACCGAACGGTGCTGGGAAGACCACCACGATTGAGATTATCGAAGGATTGAGGATACCGGACCACGGTACCGTCGAATACTTCGGAACGTCAAACACCATCACAAATGAAGTGAAGGAACGCTTGGGAGTGTGTTTTCAGGAGAACTTCTTTTTTGAAGATTTAACCGTCCTGGAAACTTTGAAACTCTACGCTTCGCTGTACAGACGGTCCCTACCACTGGAGGATATCATCGAAATGTTCGATTTGGAAGGGAGCCTAAAAAAACGCGTGCGCCATCTGTCCGGGGGCCAAAAGCAACGTTTGGCCGTTGCACTCGCGTTTGTCAACGACCCAGAACTGGTGTTCCTCGACGAACCCACGGTCGGTTTGGATCCACACGCCAGGCACCACCTGTGGGATGTGATCAAGTATTTCAAATCACAAGGTAAATCGATCATTTTAACTACACATTACATGGAGGAGGCGCACCAACTTTCAGATATGGTTTACATTATGGACCACGGAAAGATAATTGCCCAGGGAAGTCCCCAAGAGCTCATAAACTCTTCCGGTTTGAACGCAGTCATCGAGTTCCCCGCAACGCACGCGTACCTGTTCGAGGAAACCGTGACAACCGGTGACGTTGCGATAGTAAGTACTCCGGACGTTCCCGGAGCGATCAAGAGGCTACTCGACGCCGGTGTCGAGAATTTCATCGTCAGACATCCAACCCTCGAGGACGTGTTTTTAAAATTAACGGGTCGAAGGATTGACTGA
- a CDS encoding ABC transporter permease: MGNFFEKRDLVVLDALFKQLFIRSKEAVFWLVVFPTILFLILTSIFGNVQKNVTVKVAVIGESQVLKKVFDSVQQISAKFFPHSERERFDEYLKALEGETFDVLLVLPDGFDSAYSRALLLKRTKLFKPVTVDVHYVPFREGSKLAFNMVKGILDALDIHSKVEMEIHNLSTHRVDYNTFIFPGVVGMALLSVYLFGFMNDLIWLNRKKIIKRLTISPFSLLKLYLFVALVNLTSLVLGLSLLTFVAWIKGVNIATYLPSLIVNSLVSALVLTFLTLAVLIFENRPSVLVAFQQIFFQVQMFAGGFYFPLKQIPPFVRAVARFLPITYTVDSMRKVVGLNSITSNHYIVPLMYLLFSMLVVIVGIKRLHRYED, translated from the coding sequence GTGGGGAATTTCTTCGAGAAAAGGGACCTGGTGGTTTTGGATGCGTTGTTCAAACAACTTTTCATCAGGTCGAAAGAGGCTGTCTTCTGGCTTGTAGTCTTTCCAACTATTCTTTTTTTGATCCTAACCTCCATTTTCGGCAACGTCCAGAAAAACGTCACCGTCAAAGTTGCGGTGATTGGTGAGAGCCAGGTTCTAAAAAAGGTCTTTGACTCAGTCCAGCAAATTTCCGCTAAGTTTTTTCCACACAGTGAGAGGGAACGGTTCGACGAGTACTTGAAAGCCCTGGAGGGTGAAACCTTCGACGTGCTCCTGGTCCTTCCCGATGGATTCGATTCCGCTTACTCTCGCGCGCTACTACTGAAGCGCACCAAACTTTTCAAACCGGTTACGGTGGATGTACACTACGTTCCCTTTCGAGAAGGTTCAAAGCTTGCGTTCAATATGGTCAAAGGTATCTTGGACGCGTTGGACATCCACAGTAAAGTCGAAATGGAGATCCACAACCTTTCAACGCACCGCGTAGATTACAACACTTTTATCTTTCCCGGGGTCGTCGGAATGGCCCTCCTTTCTGTCTATCTCTTTGGCTTCATGAACGACCTGATCTGGTTGAACAGAAAGAAGATAATAAAGCGCCTTACGATTAGTCCATTCAGTTTACTCAAGCTTTACCTCTTCGTGGCCCTCGTCAACTTGACAAGCCTCGTCCTCGGGCTTTCGCTTCTCACATTCGTGGCATGGATAAAAGGTGTGAACATTGCCACCTATCTACCGAGTCTCATCGTGAACTCCCTCGTTTCGGCACTGGTACTGACGTTTTTAACACTCGCCGTCTTGATCTTCGAAAACCGACCGTCGGTCCTTGTGGCCTTCCAACAGATATTCTTCCAGGTTCAGATGTTCGCCGGAGGTTTCTACTTTCCGCTCAAACAAATCCCACCGTTCGTTCGGGCCGTGGCACGCTTTTTACCTATCACCTACACGGTCGACTCGATGAGAAAAGTAGTGGGGCTCAACAGCATCACCTCTAACCACTACATCGTACCACTCATGTACCTGCTGTTCTCGATGCTCGTGGTCATCGTGGGTATCAAAAGACTCCACAGGTACGAGGACTGA
- a CDS encoding phospholipase D-like domain-containing protein, which translates to MKATNVTRVLIILSLIPTTLLLVITASNVYERAPKAYFTLDGSLEDAVLDFIRSSREFIYISALHVDHPAVLDTLKELRARGVDVRVVTEKPVLGVPSKIDAEKGLHHVKFAVNERGVLFGSANFSVSGLRNSLNDVLSFDERYSERFKTFFLNLWNHGKITEIPGFTVSPLDDVEGYVLRVLQSARRRVWICMYAFTDQEVMATLKLKESQGLDVRVITDRWFKRSPIYKYGFGHLKIISSKLLHHKFILADDTLLTGSTNYTETGFHRNVEMIYTSKNPRLVGEYERIFKLLWSGH; encoded by the coding sequence ATGAAGGCCACGAACGTTACGAGAGTTCTGATTATCCTATCACTTATTCCCACGACCTTGCTCTTAGTGATTACCGCATCCAACGTTTACGAGCGAGCACCAAAAGCTTACTTCACGTTGGACGGTAGTTTGGAAGATGCCGTTCTGGATTTCATCCGTTCCTCGAGAGAATTCATCTACATCTCCGCATTACACGTTGACCATCCCGCGGTACTCGATACGCTGAAGGAACTAAGAGCACGAGGGGTGGATGTGCGTGTGGTTACCGAGAAACCGGTGCTTGGCGTCCCAAGTAAGATCGATGCGGAAAAGGGATTGCACCACGTGAAATTCGCGGTGAACGAGCGTGGTGTGCTATTTGGTTCAGCGAACTTCAGTGTGAGTGGCCTGAGGAATTCCCTAAACGACGTTCTATCCTTCGATGAGCGTTACAGTGAAAGATTCAAAACATTCTTTCTCAATTTGTGGAATCATGGTAAAATTACAGAGATCCCCGGTTTCACCGTCTCACCACTCGATGACGTGGAAGGTTACGTGTTGCGTGTCTTGCAGAGCGCCAGAAGACGCGTATGGATTTGTATGTACGCGTTCACCGATCAGGAGGTTATGGCAACACTGAAGCTCAAGGAAAGCCAAGGACTCGACGTGCGCGTTATTACGGACCGTTGGTTCAAAAGAAGTCCCATTTACAAATACGGTTTCGGGCACCTAAAGATAATAAGTTCGAAGTTGTTGCACCATAAGTTCATTCTCGCGGATGATACGTTGCTAACCGGTTCGACGAACTACACCGAGACTGGTTTTCACCGAAACGTCGAGATGATCTACACGAGTAAGAATCCGAGACTTGTTGGAGAGTACGAAAGGATTTTTAAACTTCTCTGGAGTGGTCACTGA
- a CDS encoding L-threonylcarbamoyladenylate synthase, protein METLILKLEDFYKDDISLACEILKTGGLVAFPTETVYGLGALAFLPEAVKKIFAVKGRPADNPLIVHVGSFEQFEKVCYVEEKYWPVVKKVLPGPITFVFRKRPNVPYEVTGGLDTIGVRYPAHPVAQRLALCAGLIAAPSANLSGKPSPTTFEAVYEDLFGKIECIIDGGESAFGIESTIVDLTGEIPLVLRPGPITVEELEELFGKVKVFNPEEASRPLSPGMKYRHYAPDKPLRLVLPEELPHFSNTNVLVLCTEESREKYLKQASNVHVIGSLERPYTIAQNLYKSLRYVDKSPYPSAVIEKLPEYGIFFSIMNRIKKAARGER, encoded by the coding sequence ATGGAAACCTTGATATTAAAACTCGAAGATTTTTACAAAGACGACATCTCCCTGGCATGCGAGATACTCAAAACCGGTGGACTGGTCGCGTTCCCAACCGAGACAGTCTACGGACTCGGTGCGCTCGCTTTTTTGCCGGAAGCGGTAAAGAAGATCTTCGCGGTCAAGGGAAGACCGGCCGACAACCCGTTGATCGTACACGTTGGTAGCTTCGAGCAGTTTGAGAAAGTGTGCTACGTTGAGGAAAAATACTGGCCTGTGGTGAAAAAAGTCCTGCCAGGTCCCATAACATTCGTCTTCAGAAAACGGCCGAACGTACCTTACGAAGTCACCGGTGGTTTGGACACCATAGGCGTGCGCTATCCGGCCCACCCGGTGGCCCAAAGACTTGCACTGTGTGCCGGACTCATTGCAGCACCCAGTGCCAACCTTTCGGGAAAGCCCAGCCCCACAACTTTCGAAGCAGTGTACGAAGACCTCTTCGGGAAGATCGAATGCATCATCGATGGCGGTGAGAGTGCGTTCGGAATAGAATCGACGATCGTTGACCTGACAGGGGAAATTCCACTGGTACTTCGTCCCGGACCGATCACCGTCGAGGAACTCGAGGAACTGTTTGGAAAGGTTAAGGTGTTCAACCCCGAAGAGGCAAGTAGACCGTTGTCACCCGGTATGAAGTACAGGCATTACGCGCCAGACAAGCCGCTAAGATTGGTGCTTCCTGAAGAGTTGCCGCACTTTTCAAATACCAACGTTCTCGTTCTTTGCACGGAAGAATCGAGGGAGAAATATTTAAAACAAGCGTCGAACGTACATGTTATAGGTAGTTTGGAACGTCCGTACACCATAGCTCAGAACCTTTACAAAAGCCTGAGGTACGTGGATAAATCCCCTTACCCATCGGCGGTGATTGAAAAATTACCGGAATACGGTATATTTTTCTCGATAATGAACAGAATAAAAAAAGCTGCAAGAGGTGAGAGGTAA
- the hslV gene encoding ATP-dependent protease subunit HslV: MDVRQSFVQDWHATTVLAVKRYGKIVMASDGQVTYGPTVMKASARKVRRIGDGKVLAGFAGAVADAMTLLERFENKYREWNGNLLKAAVELAKDWRLDRALRRLEAMLIVADSEHLLVLSGTGEVIQPDEDIAAIGSGGPYALAAARALMRNTDYDARKIVEEAMKIASEICIYTNDNFVIEEL; the protein is encoded by the coding sequence ATGGACGTTCGTCAATCTTTCGTTCAAGATTGGCACGCAACTACCGTGCTGGCCGTCAAAAGGTACGGTAAGATCGTCATGGCATCGGACGGTCAAGTCACATACGGGCCAACGGTGATGAAGGCATCGGCGAGGAAGGTCAGAAGAATCGGGGATGGAAAGGTGCTTGCTGGATTCGCGGGTGCCGTCGCCGACGCTATGACGCTACTTGAGCGGTTCGAAAACAAATATCGTGAGTGGAACGGTAACCTCCTGAAAGCGGCCGTCGAGTTGGCTAAAGATTGGAGACTTGATCGTGCACTCAGAAGGCTTGAAGCGATGCTCATCGTTGCCGATTCAGAGCATCTGCTCGTACTATCCGGAACCGGCGAAGTGATCCAACCAGATGAGGATATCGCTGCGATAGGCTCGGGGGGACCGTACGCACTCGCCGCCGCACGTGCACTCATGAGAAACACCGATTACGACGCGAGAAAGATCGTCGAGGAAGCGATGAAGATAGCGAGTGAGATATGCATATACACGAACGATAACTTCGTCATCGAGGAGCTTTAA
- a CDS encoding DUF503 domain-containing protein produces MVVCYAQIVIRLFGVDSLKEKRSIVRSLVADLKKRFEVSAIESARQDSKDYACIGLSFVTLNEKDCEEKMDNIEKYVEQFHVVEDITYDFHHFS; encoded by the coding sequence ATGGTCGTATGCTACGCGCAAATCGTCATACGCCTCTTTGGTGTGGATAGTCTTAAAGAAAAGCGTAGTATCGTACGGAGTTTGGTGGCCGATCTGAAGAAACGTTTCGAGGTGTCCGCGATAGAGTCCGCGCGGCAGGATTCGAAAGATTACGCGTGCATCGGACTTTCGTTTGTAACACTCAACGAGAAAGACTGTGAAGAGAAGATGGACAACATCGAAAAGTACGTGGAGCAATTTCACGTGGTTGAGGATATAACCTACGATTTCCATCATTTTAGTTGA